In one window of Megalops cyprinoides isolate fMegCyp1 chromosome 24, fMegCyp1.pri, whole genome shotgun sequence DNA:
- the zgc:92591 gene encoding late histone H2B.L4, with the protein MSNDIAKKKGKAPGERKSSKRRSKRRETYAVYIYKVLKQVHPDTGISSRAMSIMNSFVNDVFERIATEASRLTQYNKRSTITSREVQTAVRLLLPGELAKHAVSEGTKAVTKYTSSK; encoded by the exons ATGAGTAATGACattgcaaaaaagaaaggaaaagcaCCCGGTGAGAGAAAGTCGTCGAAAAGAAGAAGTAAAAGAAGGGAGACTTACGCGGTGTACATCTACAAAGTTCTAAAGCAG GTCCATCCTGACACCGGTATCTCAAGCAGAGCAATGAGTATTATGAACTCCTTCGTCAACGACGTGTTTGAGCGGATCGCAACGGAGGCCTCTCGCTTGACTCAGTACAACAAGCGATCCACTATCACCAGCCGTGAGGTCCAGACTGCCGTCCGTCTGCTACTGCCGGGAGAGCTCGCAAAGCACGCCGTGTCTGAGGGCACCAAGGCCGTCACAAAGTACACCAGttcaaaatga